The sequence below is a genomic window from Lolium perenne isolate Kyuss_39 chromosome 4, Kyuss_2.0, whole genome shotgun sequence.
agggaaacctacccaaggtgggaatcccacttggggtgggattccccccttccatgtgggggggtggccggccccatagggggagtccacttgggactcctccccctctagggtttggccggccatggaggtggagtccctccgggactccaccttccttggtggtttcttccggacttttctagaaccttctagaaccttccatagaaccttccggatcattttaattcacataaaatgacatcctatatatgaatcttattctccggaccattccggaactcctcgtgatgtccgggatctcatccgggactccgaacaaatattcgaactccattccatattcaagttctaccatttcaacatccaactttaagtgtgtcaccctacggttcgcgaactatgcggacatggttgagtactcactccgaccaataaccaatagcgggatctggagatccataatggctcccacatattcaacgacgactttagtgatcgaatgaaccattcaaatacgataccaattccctttgtcacgcgatattttacttgtccgaggtttgatcttcggtatcactctataccttgttcaacctcgtctcctgacaagtactctttactcgtaccgtggtatgtggtctcttatgaacttattcatatgcttgcaagacattagacgacattccaccgagagggcccagagtatatctatctgtcatcgggatggacaaatcccactgttgatccatatgcctcaactcatactttccggatacttaatcccacctttataaccacccatttacgcagtggtgtttggtgtaatcaaagtacctttccggtataagtgatttacatgatctcatggtcataaggactaggtaactatgtatcgaaagcttatagcaaataacttaatgacgagatcttatgctacgcttaattgggtgtgtccattacatcattcatacaatgatataaccttgttattaataacatccaatgttcatgattatgaaactaatcatccattaatcaacaagctagttaagaggcatactagggactctttgtttgtctacatatcacacatgtactaatgtttcggttaatacaattatagcatgatatataaacatttatcataaacataaatatataaataataaccactttattattgcctctagggcatacctCCTtcacaacggtcggcgggcacgatccgcgtgacatgggctagaccaattagggcaatgttgggcgtctgtgagaatttgtgaagggagagggtaaaactgagtagtatcaagaaaccaagggcaagtgagtagtaaacagaccaagggattcaaatatgagattttaaaaatgaaaaatgcgtgttttgtacaatgaaacccatcttggcctacctcaaactatttgcaatacaaatatacatgagtgtgaaaattatggcctcattcagacaaagtatgttttggggaaagctgttttgggtagggcttattgtggaaaaccatgcaccttcatagctactaggtgatttgagaagtggcaatttgtggtaaaacttgatttatctatgatttatctatgatttgagaagtggcaacttgtggtaaatactccatgagtaagtgccactctttttcggaattttttgcacattaaataactcatttaactggttaatcccatttgttgactctctgttgaccagccacttgagggtaaaactgagtatattgcactagccagtattagcacccaaggggaaaactgagcacacaaaaaatgctagtatatgactcgagggtatacctgagtatatctaaatttccaaggttagactcgaggacgcgtgttgcggtgcagaagtggaagacgtgccattgttgacgcgtgtcgcggtgcaaacgtgcactagtggacgcgggtcgcatttaggacgcgtaagcccctctctcccccccctctgcacacagtacgtctcattctcgctcacgcacgaaaccacgcctctcacgtcccatcaacttctccaaatcgaaggaaaaaccccaaccgccgtacgagccctgccggcgatggagaagaagaatgcgccggcggccatcgcccccgagcccgtcgcctccgagcccgtcgcatccgagcccgtcgccgccgagcccgtcgcatctgagcccgtcgcatccgagcccttcgccgccgagcccgtcgcctccgagcccgtcgcctccgagcccatcgcctccaagcccgtcgcctccaagcccgtcgccgccgagcccggcgcctcagagcccgtcgccgccgagcccgtcgcctccgagggcggcgcatccaagcgcggcgcctccgtgagctgggcctctctcgtgggtgacggaccacttcacaagatcggcgaatgccatcggcgaatgaggagtacgtggacgcctactctgctatgaggcaagtctgtagaaattggcgctcaggtttacctgagcccgacgtgcacctgcacgaatggatcatggtagaccacgcccttccacgcgccgctgagttcaccttcctccaactcagcACATCCcgttacgtcaccatagatctatcggaagttcgtgcaaggttcaaattcctccaaattcctccatatctatagggttaatatattcttattttcaatcttagtgttgaatgttatcttcatcaatatattttagatactacttcgtcggcttttgccgtggtgtcatcgtgcttgcccagaagaacccgccgcacaagatacggcttctgaacccactcacaaaggcatcaaACACTATGTttaaggcgcagatgccatctgtttttctgaattcagtcgctgtaatcaaatccccgactatggtcttcgtttgctcacattacccgaacgaaattagttgggtcgatgagagcactccaactaaggatatatatgaagattggggagatggtagtttttcgatggagaaccatagtttgcgttgcattaccccgttcaatggtgaactgtatgcaatagctgtggataattttgagtccggaagaatagtgtgcaccaatgtacagttgcagcagcgcgcgagcactgtcaagatggagacactaatttcatttccacaacttggaaatgacaaattctatcttgtgaagtcggatgatgatctgctgcttgtgttgttgaacaacatgcttttggaggaccaaccattggtgtaccgtgtggacactcagagccgctctctccatccggtcagtaacattggcagtcatgccttcttcgtgcattatatccggtgtatctccatcgacaccagagtgcacccgacacttctacctggctgcatctactacgccgatttgggttatatcagagagtacattcatgatacaaaggcctgggattagtggccacgatatgtggatagaatgggaaactacggtctgagaaatgaacacaggccataccatctggaggatgtattggccgcacactgcagacggaaggagttcaatgaatatttccttaggataatgcacgaatggggcgacgaagaaatatatgagcaatgaggaatcttctagctggccatacattgcgtgcgtcttttattttttttcatcttagtttgtcgtgaacattaacaatgttattggctgcttttggctgctgtatgcagtttatgtattatacttagttttctgattatgctgctgtgaatttatcatatactagcttctagatttgctgccatattgggcaaaaaacgagggtcaaaaggcagaaatagaaacttctctagatttgatactaatttggtgaaaaagacagaaagagaaagaggggaaaaggtgctcttaaaagggaaaatgccaatttgggccgagagagacaaaactgagctcctgctcacgtgcaaccaaacgctatctcgtcctgtcccatgcggtccctttctaccagccccacgcgacgagggcccacacgacgcggccccacacgtcagcacggaacggtcaacttaacgggaatcctgccgtctgagctgcttctgcgggtttcaaacaaggacttgggaaaAACTgaagaaaaactaaggagctggggaaaactgagcacaactaaggaaccgagggcacgaaaatagaaatccctagttaAAAATCACACCCCGATGAAGATAGCATGCAAAAACTTGTTTTCAGCGGTATTTTCATCTTCCAGATGAATTTATTATTAACAACCGGTTAACTTGGTATAATTAAAGCTTTGTACATAGAGCTAACCGAAAATATACCATTTTTGGTAAAGACTCCAACAGAATTCATCGGCTCCCTAACTGGATTGAAGCTAATCTTTGCAGAGATCCCGCCGGAATATAGGTTGGATCTCTCGTGTCGTTGGGATCCAACATGGAATCTGTATCTGTTTTTGCAATGAATTGTTGGTCAGCTTTGAGCTTCAAAGAGCAGACAGATTTCAGGGAATCAGGCAACGCAAAACTTAAGCCAGAGAACGACACTCCACACATATAATGATGAAATATCATGTAGTAACAAGTTTCCATCAGTACTACATACAGTAGGGTACGGGTGGTACCACCATCTCGCTTTCAACTTCATCTGTAGCTAGATAACAACCATTTACAATTCTTAGGGGTTTATAGCTTATGCGAACATAACATAGCCGCTCGGATGCAGAACACGGGTAACTCCTCTTGTCAACTTATGCACAAACCTAACTAAAACTTTCCCTCGATGTAACCAGCCAGACCATTGATTTTGAAGAACTTCTTTATCACAAGGGCCATAATAGCAAGAGTCAGCCCAAATGCAGCCAACGTCAATAGCCTGTCATGCTTTGGCTTCTGGATTGTAACAACAGGATTCTGTTGTGCCACAACAACTCTTGGACTGCTGTCCCTGGGGATTACATCTGACTGAGGTTGGATAATGTTCTCTGCAACTTCCGACTCCGAATCAGGCTTTGGAAGGTCAGTAGCAGAGCCAGAGCTTGAGCCTGAAGTGTTGACACCTTCAGCTGCATTGCCAGCATGTTCACCAGAAACATCTGGCGGGGTTAACTTGTTGGTCTCCTCGTCAGAGCCATTTGTCAGCAATTGAGGAACAGCTGGAGCTTGAGGAACAGCTGGAGCTTTACTGAGCATTTGCTCATGGATCTGTGTTTGCAACAGTTAATTGTGTCAAAAACAGTTCACTGTGTCAAAGAAAAAAAGACGGGGCGTGTTTAAACTTTAAAGGTTCTTGAAAGTGTTGCAAATTTACCTCATCAATTACTCTTTGGCGTTCTGGGGAGCCAAACTTTGGTGGTGTTTCACGTGCTTTGATAGCTAGTGCCCGTCTATCTTCCTTTTTGTAGTCCAGCGAACCCAATGCTCCACCAGGATTTGTCGGCATGAAAGCAATTAACGCTACTAGTGCTGTGCGAACTGCAACACATAGTTTGGCTCAGCTGTGGATAAATCATatcaacaagaaagaaagaaaaagaaagctcCTATACATAGACGAGAAGAAAACTTTTGTGGGCCAAAAACAACAATCAGGAAAGCGAATATGATAGATACATTAAGAAAAACATCGATATATCAGTTCGCAAATGTATGGTGTTAAGACCCACCAGAAGAGTGATGAGTTCCTATATCTAAAATGATTTATCATTTAACCTACTCCGGAGTCAAGACTATAACAAGTGGAGAAATAAATTCCCAACCAAACGTGAAGTTGTCAACAAAGTAAGATATCTTGACTTCTCGGCATGTTTGCAACCAAACCTTAAAAACCAGATAATGCTTTTACTAACCTAGGTATAGTGATAATTATATGAAGATTGCTTATTTTACAACAATTGCCAGGTTATCGGACTAAGAAACATAGGACAACCCCGCAAAGAACCATTTCCTTGGCACTCATATATTGTATAATACGAAATGGCGCCCAATATATAAAGGTGAAAATGATAGCATGCAATATTTGGTTCTTGTTTAAAGTTCAATGGGTGGTCATATACTAGGCTTATCCTAGCAATTATATAACCAACAAATATGGAAACTACAACATTTGAATTAAGCATGCACGTGCCAGATACCTACATCATTTAAAGCATGTTGTTAAAAAAGAGCAATCCTACTACACAGATTCACCTTAAGAATCATAGGAAAGTAGAATGCATGTTAATTTGATAGAGAAGTAGAATACATGTTTTATAGAGAAGTACTTACACCACAATAAACTACGAAGACATAGAGGAAAAACCAAATCCCTATCAACTACGAATATGGTGCTACTCAATGCATTTGAGTTGTCCTTTATCTTTATATAAGAGCTTATTGAGGATCCATTTTACAAACAAATGACCACTCACCACTCCATGATGGCTGCCAATGCTCGGGGTGGTAATTTGATATGCTCAAACATATCTTCTTCTGAGTCTCAAATCTTCCACTTGGCTGCAGCAAAAGGTGAAAAGACAGAGTAACGTTAAACAGCAGCCCACGAAGGCATATGCCGAACTAAAGGCAGGCAGGAAATTAAGACACAGCAACTGCAGACCGTGAGCAGCATGAAGGACGGTGGCTTGAACGGGTAGTCCGAGGGCAACTGAATCCTCCCGTGGTAGATTCCTCCCTCAAACTCGCTGTCTCGTGGGCCCAGGATGGCAAATTGCCACTCGAAAATGTCCTCCTGTTCGGACACTGACGTTGTAAATTAGAATAAGGCGATCATTGTCAACCAAATTGCGGCAATGAGTTTCATATAATATCTAGTTTAAACGTCCTCGAAACTACAGCCGTTTCACTTTCCGATTCAACACTCAATTGACGAAGAAACACATGTATTTAATATTTGCGCATAACGCGGACACGCCTAAAGGCAAACGGGACAAAATCCAGCACCGAAATTTCCGCACGCAAGAAATTGACGTTAAAACCTAAGGTTGCCTAACTAACATTCGATTTGGACCTAGAGGACCAGATCGGATAAAACTTGGGGAAAAGGTTGGGGGGAGAGGGATCGGGATTGGGACCTCGAGGGGGAGGGCCATGAAGTCTGGCGAGGGATTGGACTGCATCTCCTTGACCTCCTGCAGGATCCGCTTCACTGCCGGGTTGCTCCGGTTGAACTTGCCCGTGGCCGCCATCGCCTCCGCCGCAGGGGACCGCCTAGCCTCGCCGCCGACGCTGACCGGCGCAGGATATCAGCCTTCGAATTGGGAATTGGAGAGAGGGGAGAGAGGACTGGGAGGAATTGGAAGCGCGTGTGGGGGAGGATTTATTGGAGCGGGTCGACGTGTCTCTGTCCCGTGGGACAGGTGAGTAGATTGGGCCCACTGGTCGGTGAAGGTGGACGTGGGAATTGATGTGGCTGGGCTCACGTGGCGTGCCGCTATTGGTGCGTCTGTCGTGGGTGAGTGACTTAGGAAGCTTCCGACCGGTTGGGTGTTGGGCGCGCTGGGCTCACCGACGGTAGGGCACGTGCATTAGTTATTTAGTTTAGACGGCAGTCATCTATAATTCGTATCCACGTCATGCATAGATAGCACTATACACAAAGACGTTTTACAATGAGATAACACATAGAACGTGGTTGCACGAAACGATGAGAATTCATCGACACATTATAATCTTCTTCCTTCCATGTCGCGATCCTCTACTGAATCTTACAATTTTTTGTGTCAATTGTTGTGCAAAATCTTCTCATCTATCATCTCCCATCCCCACTCACAACTGAATACATCCGCCATAGTCATACTCACCGCATGACCGCATCCGTCTCGCGGCTAAAGGAGAAAAGAATTTTTTGAAACCATTATTTCCAACATGCAAGAAGGATGGATTCCACATAATAAGAACCGAGTATATTTTTTATGAATCTGGTGAAACTAATTCCTAATCTGACCCACGGCAAATTCAACTCCATTCTTGATGGCGCCAAACGTAGGGATCATATTCTGAAATAATTTTTTTGAATAAGTTAGACCAGGAATTGCTTTCGCCTAGGAATCtgccaaaaaaaatacaagaacCGAAGACTCTTTTCGTCAATGGATTCGAAAGGGAGACAACTAAAGGAACATCGTGGTGAATTCACGGGAATATCATAACTCTATTAGAAAGGTCCAACATGGCACCATCCTTGTGTCATATTATTCTCATGTAAATAATTAGCTAATTTCTCCAACATGGTAGGACAAAGATACAAAGTGTGGCATTGATGGAAAATGACTAAGTATGTGATTCATTCAATTTATTGAGAGGATGGTACATCGCTTACTTTTAAAATCTATGTTTGGTTACTAAATCTTAAGTTAGTGACATACATGTGCAGGAAGAGCATGACCAGTACAACATCGTACATGAAACTACAAATGTAGCTTGGGCTACATGCATGCTGGTTTCTTATAAAATTTTGACAATGACATTTTAGAGTTTCAAATCTGAAAAAATAATCAAGATCCTCATGATGATGTGGTCTACCAACGTGTAAAATCTCAACTCAAAGCCACCTGTATTTTGGGCCACCcacacaaaaatgaaaaaatatGATAGTTTTTGTAGGTTTGAAAATTTGCGTTGTTCACTACTTCAGATTTCCATATTTGTATTTTTACAGATCCTAAAACATAAACTATTTAGATTTTAAATTTTGCATGTTTATAAAATACATCATTACCTACATCTACATCTATAATTTTTAGAACCTTTTGCAACTTTAAAttccattttcatttttttttcaaaaaaacgagctacatgtagcccggTCTACAAAATGTCTCACTCATCATCATACACATTATTCATACTACTAGCAGCAGCCACAATGATTCCTACCATCTATTCTCTATGATACATCATCCAATTCTTTTTCATTTACATGATTTTTTGTGGCATGTGTAGTTAATGCTTATGTCTACTTTTATTCATATTAATCATAAGCTTTTTATTGAAATTGTGTAagatttgaatcatatgaaaaattTCATGCACAAGCTATTTGATTcgatcataggaacatatcccatAGAAACTAATCCTATAGAAACTTTGTAGTGTAAATCCTATgaaaaaacattaggtcatacctcatggaaaattcctttgctacaattaaAGACACATGTTCTTCTCATAGGAATCAAGTAGACATGACATTCCAATCCTAGATCTTTTATATTTCAATGTTTTTTTtaccctatgaatcaaaggagcccttactgTGGATCATGTAATGTATTAGTATATTGAAGGAACCAAATCATTTTGTTTTCCACCATAAGATGTAGGTTTTGTTCCATTACCGACTGAACATAGGGTCATATATTGCCATCAAATGAAGATTGATTCATATTAGACTAAGATATTAATAGCTTTTGAAAAACATATAGGCAATGCATGTATAGGCAATTTGTTGATGCTTTATGAATCTGATTGAACATAAGAGTTGATCGAGAAATGAATGTCCCaggtttctctctctctctctctctcatatggaAATTGTCAATCTAGGTGTTTTGGTGTCACCTCTATATTCCACTAGTTTGCTAGGGCCAGTAAACGTGAGATACTTAAGAGCTACACTGGTTAGAATCTGGTAGAGTGTAGGATTATTGAGAAGGTTAGAACCAGAATCAACATGAGCGTTGATAGGATTACAATTTGTCATTGCAGCGCGCTGAATTATGTCAAGTGCATATTGTTTTTTGGGAGAGGTGAAGACCTGATGAGGAGTGAGCAACGATGTTCCTGTCAAGAATCTACAAGAGTTTCGTCATAATCTAAatcttcttcgtcgtcctccGTAGTTTAGATTAGGGGGGGTATTAGATGTAATAAGACCTTGACACGTATACTGTATGGAGTAGTACTCCAACATGTCTACGTGTCCTACATGTACACGCCATCGTGGGGCTTCTCCACCTATATAACATGCAACACGAGACCCCAAAGGGTCATCGTTTCCACCTAGGTTAATACATGCAACTTGTTATAGGCGAGGACGACGATGCAAGTGAGCTCGATGAGTGGCTGCAAAGCCTCATTGCGTGGATTGTTACTCCTCTTGGCTTCGCATCAGATTGAGCTTCGGGCGAAAGCCTAGCACAAACTCCAGTCGATGTCGATGACGGCGGCGCCTCCGTGTGCCGTTCTCATTCTTATTTGCATCGTTGTGAAGCTTCGATTCCGATCGACTTGAGTGGTTTTGACATCTCCAGGTGGAAACCTAAGCTCCACTGGGAGCGGGCGGCGGTGATAGACTCGTCACTACCTTGTTGGATGTGCCGCCTTGGAGCTCTTGGCCCTCGCGGTGCAACTTGTTCGCGGTGGCTGGATAGCTTGGCTTTGTGGTAAAGGGAGGCGAACGCCGGGTCAGCGGCCCCGGACGGTGGTGGTTTGTCGAGGCAGCGGCCTCGACCTCCCATGTATCTATGGTCCTATGAGGTAGGGGTGTGGCCTAGTGCGGTTTTGGGTGGTGATCTTAGGCTATGTAGGCAGCGAGTTTCATCGACCTGCCTGGTTCGACAATGCGAAGATCAATCTGGCTGCTATGTCGGGGCGACGGTCGGGAAGGCATGGTGCTTGGGTGGAGACTTAGAGATCTGTGTAATGAGTATGTTGACCTAGTTGGTCCTTCTTCAGGCAATGCAGAGGTCTTTCTGGCTGGTATGTCGGGGCGGTGGCCCCGGAGCTGGAGGTGTGTTTATTGCGTTGGTGGCTGCGTTGTGTGGATGACGAGTCTCCTCACTTGTGGTGTTTTTCGTATTGATTTTCCTTATAAACCAAGCAATGTATAGTTTGTACGGCTTTGGATCCAATTTTCCATATAAACTAGGTCACTCTTTATATCTAGTCGAGCGGATATCAACCGCTTTATACTAAAAAAAAGTGTTTGTATCTCGAGCAACTAAAATTTGAAACTTCGAGCCATTGGCAGCTGACAAAGAACATAGTATTTTATTACGAGGAGGAATTTAGCATCGGAGCATATACTTGCTCCGATTTCCTGTTTATTGTTTTAAAACTAGCTTCACAATTTATGAAACTAGTTCCAAAAATCAAAAAGCAAATATAAAACtacttttttttgcgaaaatttcaccgatctattaataatcatcaatacAAAGAGATCCAAAAGTAATAAAACATACAAATAGGTCattggaccacctagcgacgactacacaCACTAGCGCGAGCCGAAGGCGCGTCGCCGTTCTCGCCCCTCCATCACTGGAGCCAGGCAAAACTtatcgtagtagagcttgttgtagtataCAGACGGGTGCTAAGGCCCCAAATGACCAGCGCACCAGAGCAGCGACCGACGCCAATGATGACAACTGTAGATCAGAAGATACTGACCTGAAACCACACCAGTGAACGTGAAAACCGACTAGATCCCATGAGATCCGCCGGACACACAACTCCATGCGCCCTCCGCCGGCGCTAGATACACCACCGGAGCGAGAATAGAGCGGGAAGAACCTTATTCTGAGTTCAGGAAGTAGCCGCAGCCTCACCATCCTAAAGAAGACACTGAAAACATTGTGGCTGTCCTAAGCTAGCTAATACTAGGAGGGAGACGGATTGTGCATGATCTAGACGCATGGATAGCTTGGTCGAGCGCTTGACTAATTCAGTCCAACACGAACTTGGCTGATTGACTGTCTATCTTGTTAATCATGGTGTTCCGTGCAGTAGATTACTTCATACAATGCAATATGCATGGCTGTGATTTTGTGCGAAAATTCTGCCAACAAGTGGTATCATGGCAATTAACTCGCTGAGAATAGAAGAATTTCCTAGGATCCTACATGTACCCAAACGGGAACATATAGCAGAAGAAAGGAGATGTACAGTACTTGTCCGTGGTAGCGATGACGCGCAAGTGACACGAGAAATCGCCCGGATCAGCCGCCATCATGAGCCCATCACGGAGCCACGTGACGCGGCCCCACCGAGAAGCCCGTCAGCGAGAGGCCCCACGTGTCGGGGGCCCACCTTCTTGCCACTGACACTCGGTCCGTCCTTTCGGACCGACCCCACTTGTCAGCGACACGCTTTAACCCCTTACGGCCTTACCCCTACGCACACAGAGGATCCTAGCCTGCAACTGCAAAAAGAGCTGCAGAGCCGTCGTGTCGACAAGGGACAGAAGCGACAGCTCTCCTCgcgtcgaggaggaggaggaggtgggtcgGCCTCTGGCGGCTCGCGCCATCGCCATGGCGTCGTCGTCCTCCAAGCCCTCCGACTCCGGCCTCAAGGTGCGCGCGCCGGCCTCTCGGTTCACCTCGCCAGCCAGATTTCCCGTCCTCGATCGATCTCCCTCCCCAATCTGACCGACCGGTTTCGATCCTCCCCTGTTTTTTTTTTCCGCAGCGGCCGGATCAGGCGGCGGGCACCTCCGCCTCCGCGGCGCTCCATGGGAAGCTCTCGCACCTCCGGCGCCAAATCCAGTCCGCCCGCCTCGCCTCCGTCAGGGTAAAGCACCTACCAACACTTTACATACGATGAAAATTCGCTGAGTATTTTGGGTTGCTCAATCTGGTGCGGGGATTGTTGGGCAGGAGAAGATGGAGGCCAACAGGCGGGCGCTGCAGCGGCACACGTGCGGGCTGTTCGACGTGGCCGCCGCGGCGGAGGCGGCGTCCAGGGGCGCCGAGGGCGGCAACGTGCTGTCGCAGCTCGCCGCCGACGGCCAGGCGAGGATCGTCGGGTGGGACCTGGCGCGCGGGTCCGGGGAGAGGGAGGTGGTGCACGTGCAGGAGGACAACCTGCTAACCGCCGGGACGCTCGAGCTCTCCGGCGCAGACGGCACCGCGCCGCCGCAGAGGATGGTAGTCAGGCTTGCGACGCTGCCGTTGGTCGACAAGATTCCTCCCTACACCACGTGGATATTCCTGGACAAGTATAGTGTTGCTGCTCTCTTTGCACGAGTTCCGTGAATTGATATTTAGGTTGCTCTTCAGTGCTACGATACTTCAAATGCCATGTAGAGTTAACTTGGGACTTTGGACTCGAATGCACACGCGTTTAGATGAAAACTCATATATTGATCTGTAAATGCATGACAAATCATATATTTACTGGCTCGAGCATGACACTTCAGATAGCGTTATTTATGCGATGATAGGTTGCTCTGCAATAGCTGAACAATGTGGGAAGATTGTAAATGCATAAGCAGTTGTGATATTCATGACCATTAAGATATGGCCAGTATCTGTATGATTGATGTATCAAGCTACTTAGTGTGTCTGTCGATGTAAATATTTTAGCCTGATTCATTCTGGGTAGTTGATTTTTGTTAAATGTGTGGTACATTGGCGCATGGACCCTTTTTTGTCTTTGATATTTATTCTTTTTGAAACAACACAGCGCAGAAACCAAAGAATGGCCGATGATCAGTCAATTGCTGGTAGGAGGAGGATTTACTATGATTCAGCTGGCAACGAGACTCTAATCTGCAGTGATAGCGATGAAGAAATTCCACAACCTGAGGAAGAGAAGCATGTTTTCACACAAGGAGAAGATCAGCTAATATGGTAATTATACAAGCAAACCAATATCTCTCGTGAT
It includes:
- the LOC127295608 gene encoding ubiquitin-conjugating enzyme E2 32, producing MAATGKFNRSNPAVKRILQEVKEMQSNPSPDFMALPLEEDIFEWQFAILGPRDSEFEGGIYHGRIQLPSDYPFKPPSFMLLTPSGRFETQKKICLSISNYHPEHWQPSWSVRTALVALIAFMPTNPGGALGSLDYKKEDRRALAIKARETPPKFGSPERQRVIDEIHEQMLSKAPAVPQAPAVPQLLTNGSDEETNKLTPPDVSGEHAGNAAEGVNTSGSSSGSATDLPKPDSESEVAENIIQPQSDVIPRDSSPRVVVAQQNPVVTIQKPKHDRLLTLAAFGLTLAIMALVIKKFFKINGLAGYIEGKF